The following are from one region of the Biomphalaria glabrata chromosome 12, xgBioGlab47.1, whole genome shotgun sequence genome:
- the LOC106073131 gene encoding two pore channel protein 1-like isoform X1 codes for MEVDLCGDCPLIECTPRQRVRTTSGTSINDSDLDIANEVGNMGQDIPDPNACFNQKVREQNRRKQWQLNYQEAAIYLQEGQNNDKFYTHPQSHEALPAYQVAHNHWFYMLDMFAALVVMLLAASERPAVAYFELPVGIHGSLEMLCLLILSLDLGIRFKWLRLWGFIKHRRTLFKAILILLMLVESIVVLVRQTNHFRVTRALRPLFLLHTHYCQGVRRITRQIMQSMPPILDMIILLLFFMLIFSILGFYLFSGIKTDTNFKTIQSSFISLFVLLTTANYPDVMMAAYNESRFSCVFFIIYLSLELYFLMNLLLAVVYDTFSNLEKSKIRSLFFHKREGCMHAFRLLVTQANHSGLSVKHFIGMMGYFLPKKSKRDYYLMFKALNTSKTGMIQMEEFFNIYEVSRLRWKLKSDVSLWSSNFRHPCNIIFKSLNWLANWKYLDYFIYFVIAGNFLWILIETARISSDGTNVESYNFTTSWISISFICIYSIEAVIKILGRGPYDYFTRGWDLFDFLVTLVSVVGVFGEIFENSFYYVMILRPFRLLRLFKLKKRYRDVLGTLFVLFSKLMSLAICIIIVYYFYAIIGMEFFLDTDLKDCCQNTSVESAYAYKNGTAATGYYYMNNFDNIFVSGVTLFELTVVNNWFIIMEGYANAVSQWTRIYFMSFYIVMMVVMNIVVAFVLESFIFRINYRRQMHLDDIDDHGVYKEEITLTESEMHMVTSLAAPLTGEYIRSQGEPGPYVFRGEGHRTREDFSLRMYHEEVEAWSKEFMANRHEVVNAMQALRNRERPNTEQRADNADLNDVLFPRDVFPSTEILSDV; via the exons ATGGAAGTAGATTTATGTGGCGATTGTCCGCTCATCGAGTGCACGCCTAGGCAGAGGGTTCGGACTACTAGTGGCACCAGCATAA ATGATTCAGACCTGGACATAGCCAATGAAGTGGGCAACATGGGACAGGACATTCCTGACCCTAATGCTTGCTTCAATCAAAAAGTTCGGGAACAGAACAGAAGGAAACAGTGGCAGTTGAACTACCAGGAGGCAGCAATTTACTTACAG GAGGGCCAGAACAACGACAAATTCTACACACATCCCCAGAGCCATGAAGCTTTGCCCGCCTATCAAGTAGCCCACAACCACTGGTTCTACATGTTAGACATGTTTGCTGCTTTGGTGGTGATGCTGCTAGCTGCATCTGAGAGACCTGCTGTGGCCTATTTTGAATTGCCAGTAGGG ATCCATGGCTCATTAGAGATGCTTTGTCTTCTCATCTTGAGCTTAGACCTGGGAATACGTTTCAAATGGCTCAGATTGTGGGGGTTCATCAAGCATAGAAGAACATTATTTAAG GCCATCTTGATCCTGCTCATGCTTGTCGAGTCCATTGTGGTACTTGTTAGACAAACCAACCACTTCCGTGTCACGAGAGCTCTGCGACCATTGTTCCTGTTGCACACCCACTACTGTCAAGGTGTTCGCAG AATCACTCGCCAGATCATGCAGTCTATGCCCCCGATTCTGGACATGATTATTTTGCTGCTCTTCTTCATGTTGATATTTTCCATCCTAG gtttttatttattttctggtATTAAAACAGATACA AATTTCAAAACCATCCAGAGTAGTTTCATTAGTTTATTTGTTCTTCTCACAACTGCCAA CTATCCTGATGTCATGATGGCAGCTTACAATGAGTCTCGCTTCTCTTGTGTATTTTTCATCATCTATTTGTCACTAGAGTTATACTTCCTGATGAATCTT CTTCTGGCTGTGGTGTATGACACTTTCTCCAACTTGGAGAAATCAAAGATCAGGTCATTGTTCTTTCACAAGAGGGAAGGTTGTATGCATGCCTTCCGGTTGTTGGTTACACAAGca aaccACTCAGGTCTTTCTGTAAAACATTTCATTGGAATGATGGGATACTTTCTTCCTAAAAAGA GCAAGAGAGACTACTATCTGATGTTCAAAGCACTGAATACAAGTAAGACAGGAATGATCCAAATGGAAGAGTTCTTTAATATATATGAAGTTTCTCGGTTGCGATGGAAG CTAAAAAGTGATGTTAGTCTATGGTCATCAAATTTTAGACATCCAtgcaacattatttttaaaa gttTGAATTGGCTAGCCAATTGGAAGTATCTGGATTATTTCATAT ATTTTGTTATTGCTGGCAATTTTTTGTGGATTCTGATAGAAACAGCAAGAATTTCCT ctGATGGGACCAATGTTGAAAGCTATAACTTTACCACTAGTTGGATCTCTATATCTTTTATATGCA TTTATTCTATTGAGGCTGTGATTAAAATATTAGGGCGTGGTCCTTATGATTACTTCACCAGGGGATGGGATTT ATTTGATTTTTTGGTGACTCTGGTCAGTGTTGTGGGTGTCTTTGGAGAAATTTTTGAGAACTCTTTTTATTATGTGATGATCTTGAGGCCTTTTCGACTTCTCAG actttttaaattgaaaaaaagataTAGAGATGTACTTGGAactctatttgttttgttttccaaacTTATGAg CTTGGCTATATGTATAATAATTGTTTATTACTTCTATGCCATAATTGGAATGGAATTCTTCCTCGATACAGACTTAAAAGATTGTTGCCA AAATACAAGCGTGGAGTCAGCTTATGCTTACAAGAATGGAACTGCTGCAACTGGCTACTACTACATGAATAACTTTGATAACATATTTGTATCTGGCG TGACTCTGTTTGAGCTTACAGTTGTGAATAACTGGTTTATCATAATG GAAGGCTACGCTAATGCTGTCAGTCAATGGACTAGGATTTATTTTATGAGCTTTTACATTGTTATGATG GTCGTGATGAACATTGTTGTGGCCTTCGTCCTTGAGTCTTTCATCTTCAGGATCAACTACCGCAGACAGATGCATTTAGATGACATTGATG ATCATGGTGTCTACAAAGAAGAAATAACTCTGACAGAATCAGAAATGCATATGGTGACTTCTCTGGCTGCACCTTTGACCGGGGAATACATTCGATCTCAAGGAGAGCCT GGGCCTTATGTTTTCCGAGGTGAAGGTCACAGAACACGTGAGGATTTCAGTCTACGAATGTACCATGAAGAAGTTGAG gcttGGTCTAAGGAGTTTATGGCCAACCGCCATGAAGTTGTCAATGCTATGCAAGCCCTGAGAAATCGAGAACGTCCAAATACAGAACAAAGGGCTGATAATGCAGACTTGAACGATGTTTTGTTTCCACGGGATGTCTTCCCCTCTACAGAGATCCTGTCAGATGTGTAG
- the LOC106073131 gene encoding two pore channel protein 1-like isoform X2 produces MLTSNDECIEMATVVLDDSDLDIANEVGNMGQDIPDPNACFNQKVREQNRRKQWQLNYQEAAIYLQEGQNNDKFYTHPQSHEALPAYQVAHNHWFYMLDMFAALVVMLLAASERPAVAYFELPVGIHGSLEMLCLLILSLDLGIRFKWLRLWGFIKHRRTLFKAILILLMLVESIVVLVRQTNHFRVTRALRPLFLLHTHYCQGVRRITRQIMQSMPPILDMIILLLFFMLIFSILGFYLFSGIKTDTNFKTIQSSFISLFVLLTTANYPDVMMAAYNESRFSCVFFIIYLSLELYFLMNLLLAVVYDTFSNLEKSKIRSLFFHKREGCMHAFRLLVTQANHSGLSVKHFIGMMGYFLPKKSKRDYYLMFKALNTSKTGMIQMEEFFNIYEVSRLRWKLKSDVSLWSSNFRHPCNIIFKSLNWLANWKYLDYFIYFVIAGNFLWILIETARISSDGTNVESYNFTTSWISISFICIYSIEAVIKILGRGPYDYFTRGWDLFDFLVTLVSVVGVFGEIFENSFYYVMILRPFRLLRLFKLKKRYRDVLGTLFVLFSKLMSLAICIIIVYYFYAIIGMEFFLDTDLKDCCQNTSVESAYAYKNGTAATGYYYMNNFDNIFVSGVTLFELTVVNNWFIIMEGYANAVSQWTRIYFMSFYIVMMVVMNIVVAFVLESFIFRINYRRQMHLDDIDDHGVYKEEITLTESEMHMVTSLAAPLTGEYIRSQGEPGPYVFRGEGHRTREDFSLRMYHEEVEAWSKEFMANRHEVVNAMQALRNRERPNTEQRADNADLNDVLFPRDVFPSTEILSDV; encoded by the exons ATGTTAACTTCAAATGATGAATGTATTGAGATGGCAACTGTTGTCCTTG ATGATTCAGACCTGGACATAGCCAATGAAGTGGGCAACATGGGACAGGACATTCCTGACCCTAATGCTTGCTTCAATCAAAAAGTTCGGGAACAGAACAGAAGGAAACAGTGGCAGTTGAACTACCAGGAGGCAGCAATTTACTTACAG GAGGGCCAGAACAACGACAAATTCTACACACATCCCCAGAGCCATGAAGCTTTGCCCGCCTATCAAGTAGCCCACAACCACTGGTTCTACATGTTAGACATGTTTGCTGCTTTGGTGGTGATGCTGCTAGCTGCATCTGAGAGACCTGCTGTGGCCTATTTTGAATTGCCAGTAGGG ATCCATGGCTCATTAGAGATGCTTTGTCTTCTCATCTTGAGCTTAGACCTGGGAATACGTTTCAAATGGCTCAGATTGTGGGGGTTCATCAAGCATAGAAGAACATTATTTAAG GCCATCTTGATCCTGCTCATGCTTGTCGAGTCCATTGTGGTACTTGTTAGACAAACCAACCACTTCCGTGTCACGAGAGCTCTGCGACCATTGTTCCTGTTGCACACCCACTACTGTCAAGGTGTTCGCAG AATCACTCGCCAGATCATGCAGTCTATGCCCCCGATTCTGGACATGATTATTTTGCTGCTCTTCTTCATGTTGATATTTTCCATCCTAG gtttttatttattttctggtATTAAAACAGATACA AATTTCAAAACCATCCAGAGTAGTTTCATTAGTTTATTTGTTCTTCTCACAACTGCCAA CTATCCTGATGTCATGATGGCAGCTTACAATGAGTCTCGCTTCTCTTGTGTATTTTTCATCATCTATTTGTCACTAGAGTTATACTTCCTGATGAATCTT CTTCTGGCTGTGGTGTATGACACTTTCTCCAACTTGGAGAAATCAAAGATCAGGTCATTGTTCTTTCACAAGAGGGAAGGTTGTATGCATGCCTTCCGGTTGTTGGTTACACAAGca aaccACTCAGGTCTTTCTGTAAAACATTTCATTGGAATGATGGGATACTTTCTTCCTAAAAAGA GCAAGAGAGACTACTATCTGATGTTCAAAGCACTGAATACAAGTAAGACAGGAATGATCCAAATGGAAGAGTTCTTTAATATATATGAAGTTTCTCGGTTGCGATGGAAG CTAAAAAGTGATGTTAGTCTATGGTCATCAAATTTTAGACATCCAtgcaacattatttttaaaa gttTGAATTGGCTAGCCAATTGGAAGTATCTGGATTATTTCATAT ATTTTGTTATTGCTGGCAATTTTTTGTGGATTCTGATAGAAACAGCAAGAATTTCCT ctGATGGGACCAATGTTGAAAGCTATAACTTTACCACTAGTTGGATCTCTATATCTTTTATATGCA TTTATTCTATTGAGGCTGTGATTAAAATATTAGGGCGTGGTCCTTATGATTACTTCACCAGGGGATGGGATTT ATTTGATTTTTTGGTGACTCTGGTCAGTGTTGTGGGTGTCTTTGGAGAAATTTTTGAGAACTCTTTTTATTATGTGATGATCTTGAGGCCTTTTCGACTTCTCAG actttttaaattgaaaaaaagataTAGAGATGTACTTGGAactctatttgttttgttttccaaacTTATGAg CTTGGCTATATGTATAATAATTGTTTATTACTTCTATGCCATAATTGGAATGGAATTCTTCCTCGATACAGACTTAAAAGATTGTTGCCA AAATACAAGCGTGGAGTCAGCTTATGCTTACAAGAATGGAACTGCTGCAACTGGCTACTACTACATGAATAACTTTGATAACATATTTGTATCTGGCG TGACTCTGTTTGAGCTTACAGTTGTGAATAACTGGTTTATCATAATG GAAGGCTACGCTAATGCTGTCAGTCAATGGACTAGGATTTATTTTATGAGCTTTTACATTGTTATGATG GTCGTGATGAACATTGTTGTGGCCTTCGTCCTTGAGTCTTTCATCTTCAGGATCAACTACCGCAGACAGATGCATTTAGATGACATTGATG ATCATGGTGTCTACAAAGAAGAAATAACTCTGACAGAATCAGAAATGCATATGGTGACTTCTCTGGCTGCACCTTTGACCGGGGAATACATTCGATCTCAAGGAGAGCCT GGGCCTTATGTTTTCCGAGGTGAAGGTCACAGAACACGTGAGGATTTCAGTCTACGAATGTACCATGAAGAAGTTGAG gcttGGTCTAAGGAGTTTATGGCCAACCGCCATGAAGTTGTCAATGCTATGCAAGCCCTGAGAAATCGAGAACGTCCAAATACAGAACAAAGGGCTGATAATGCAGACTTGAACGATGTTTTGTTTCCACGGGATGTCTTCCCCTCTACAGAGATCCTGTCAGATGTGTAG